The following proteins are encoded in a genomic region of Bacillus sp. FJAT-22090:
- the rpoD gene encoding RNA polymerase sigma factor RpoD: protein MADKSERTKETEIEISLEEAKKQLIELGKKNGELTYHDIAEKLAHFELESDQIEEFIDDLEGKEIELSRKDGDEEDLDRLMKGKEEETFDLNDLSVPPGVKINDPVRMYLKEIGRVDLLKASEEIALAERIEQGDEEARKRLAEANLRLVVSIAKRYVGRGMLFLDLIQEGNMGLIKAVEKFDHRKGFKFSTYATWWIRQAITRAIADQARTIRIPVHMVETINKLIRVQRQLLQDLGREPSPEEIGEEMDLPPEKVREILKIAQEPVSLETPIGEEDDSHLGDFIEDADAQSPSDHAAYELLKEQLEDVLDTLTDREENVLRLRFGLDDGRTRTLEEVGKVFGVTRERIRQIEAKALRKLRHPSRSKRLKDFLE, encoded by the coding sequence ATGGCGGACAAGTCTGAACGTACAAAAGAAACTGAAATTGAAATCTCATTAGAAGAAGCAAAAAAACAACTAATTGAATTAGGTAAAAAAAATGGTGAATTAACCTATCATGATATCGCTGAGAAGCTCGCTCACTTCGAATTAGAATCCGATCAAATTGAAGAATTTATAGATGATTTGGAAGGAAAAGAAATTGAGCTTAGTCGTAAAGACGGAGATGAAGAAGATTTAGATCGTTTGATGAAGGGGAAAGAAGAAGAAACTTTCGACTTAAACGATTTAAGTGTTCCTCCTGGTGTTAAAATCAATGACCCAGTACGTATGTACTTAAAAGAAATTGGTCGTGTGGATCTACTTAAAGCATCAGAGGAAATAGCACTTGCTGAACGTATCGAGCAAGGAGATGAAGAAGCTAGAAAACGTCTAGCGGAAGCAAACCTTCGACTGGTTGTTAGTATTGCTAAACGTTATGTTGGACGAGGGATGCTATTCTTAGATTTAATCCAAGAAGGAAATATGGGTCTTATTAAAGCAGTAGAAAAATTTGACCATAGAAAAGGATTCAAATTTAGTACGTATGCTACTTGGTGGATTAGACAAGCAATTACACGTGCAATAGCAGACCAAGCAAGAACAATTCGTATTCCAGTGCATATGGTGGAAACGATCAATAAGTTGATTCGAGTACAACGTCAATTACTGCAAGATTTGGGACGTGAACCATCTCCAGAAGAAATAGGAGAAGAAATGGATTTACCTCCAGAAAAAGTCCGAGAAATATTAAAAATTGCACAAGAACCGGTTTCCTTAGAAACTCCTATTGGGGAAGAGGATGATTCACATTTAGGTGATTTTATTGAGGATGCAGATGCTCAATCTCCTTCGGATCATGCAGCGTATGAACTATTAAAAGAGCAATTAGAAGACGTATTAGATACGCTGACAGACAGAGAAGAAAATGTTCTACGTTTACGTTTTGGGCTAGACGATGGCCGTACGAGAACATTGGAGGAAGTAGGGAAAGTATTTGGCGTTACGAGAGAGCGTATTCGTCAAATTGAAGCGAAAGCATTACGAAAACTACGCCATCCATCTAGAAGCAAGCGTCTAAAAGATTTCTTAGAATAA
- a CDS encoding tRNA (adenine(22)-N(1))-methyltransferase: MNAKNLSERLKTVASFVEENSIVADIGSDHAYLPCYLVHSGIITQAIAGEVVKGPFESALKQVKSEGLEEHIDVRFGDGLEVIQPTDGVQTVTIAGMGGPLIASILEAGKDKLHTVEKLILQPNIHAKAIREWAINNDWKIVDETILEEHGKIYEILVLKRGQMTLTDEELLIGPILIHHKSIVFTKKWVNEMAEWRRILNQFNKINITSEVKQKKEELEHKIALVEEALKA; the protein is encoded by the coding sequence TTGAATGCAAAAAATTTATCTGAACGATTAAAAACAGTAGCTTCATTTGTTGAAGAAAATTCTATAGTAGCGGATATTGGAAGTGACCATGCTTATTTACCATGTTATTTAGTGCACTCTGGAATAATTACACAAGCAATTGCTGGGGAAGTAGTAAAAGGGCCGTTTGAATCAGCTCTAAAACAAGTGAAAAGTGAAGGATTAGAGGAACACATAGATGTACGATTTGGTGATGGATTAGAAGTGATTCAACCGACAGATGGTGTCCAAACCGTTACGATCGCAGGAATGGGGGGGCCACTCATTGCATCTATTTTAGAAGCGGGTAAAGATAAACTCCATACTGTAGAAAAATTAATCTTACAGCCGAATATTCACGCGAAGGCTATACGTGAATGGGCCATTAATAATGATTGGAAAATTGTAGACGAAACAATATTGGAAGAGCACGGAAAGATTTATGAAATTTTAGTACTGAAAAGAGGACAGATGACTCTCACCGATGAAGAATTATTAATTGGTCCTATTTTAATCCATCATAAGTCTATTGTATTTACGAAAAAATGGGTAAACGAGATGGCGGAATGGCGTCGAATATTAAATCAATTTAATAAAATTAATATAACTTCAGAAGTGAAACAGAAAAAAGAAGAATTAGAACATAAAATAGCGTTAGTAGAGGAGGCTTTGAAAGCGTGA
- the cccA gene encoding cytochrome c550, producing the protein MKKNPIIPFILIMAFGIGLIFFLSIEGVNNKEEIASEHAEGGEEGAAEGGEEAAAGNFDPEALAQGKCIGCHGNSYEGQGAFPSLVATKLSEDEIKDVLANGKGAMPGGLVPEENLDAMAAWVKSLGE; encoded by the coding sequence ATGAAAAAGAATCCAATTATTCCATTTATCTTAATAATGGCATTTGGTATTGGTCTAATTTTCTTCTTATCTATTGAAGGCGTAAATAACAAAGAAGAAATTGCTTCAGAACATGCTGAAGGCGGTGAAGAAGGTGCTGCTGAAGGTGGCGAGGAAGCAGCAGCTGGTAACTTTGATCCGGAAGCTCTTGCTCAAGGAAAATGTATCGGTTGTCATGGTAACAGTTATGAAGGACAAGGAGCTTTCCCTTCTCTAGTAGCTACAAAATTATCTGAAGATGAGATTAAAGATGTTTTAGCTAATGGTAAGGGCGCTATGCCTGGTGGACTAGTTCCAGAAGAAAATCTTGACGCTATGGCGGCATGGGTTAAATCTTTAGGTGAATAA
- a CDS encoding acyl-CoA dehydrogenase family protein: MNFDLTQEQQMIRKTIREFADEVVAPGAILRDKTKEFPKEIFKQLADMGMMGLPFPEEYGGAGADTVSFAIVTEELSRACASTGITYSAHISLGGAPLNLFGTDEQKQKYLVPVCTGESFGAFGLTEPNAGSDAGGTQTTAKEDGNDFVINGNKAFITNASYAKHLALTAITDVKDGKKEISAIIVPTDAEGFSVIDNYEKMGLNASNTTELVLENVRVPQENLLGKRGNGFRQFLVTLDGGRIGIGAMAVGIAQAAFDRALRYSKERKQFGKTLSEFQITQFKLADMAMKIELARTMVHKAAWLKDQGRAFSKEASMCKLYASEIAMEVADEAIQIHGGYGYMKEYEVERYMRDAKLLEIGEGTSEVQRMVIARHIGC; the protein is encoded by the coding sequence ATGAATTTTGATTTAACACAAGAACAACAAATGATTCGCAAAACGATACGTGAATTTGCGGACGAAGTTGTTGCTCCAGGTGCTATCCTGCGAGACAAAACAAAAGAGTTCCCAAAAGAAATCTTCAAACAGTTAGCCGACATGGGGATGATGGGCTTACCGTTTCCTGAAGAATATGGAGGGGCAGGAGCAGATACAGTTAGTTTTGCCATCGTAACAGAAGAATTAAGTCGTGCATGCGCTTCTACAGGTATCACTTATTCAGCTCATATTTCATTAGGTGGGGCTCCTTTAAATCTTTTTGGAACTGATGAGCAAAAGCAAAAATATTTAGTTCCAGTATGTACTGGCGAATCATTCGGTGCTTTTGGTTTAACAGAGCCTAATGCAGGCTCCGATGCTGGTGGAACACAAACTACAGCAAAAGAAGATGGTAATGACTTCGTAATTAATGGAAATAAAGCTTTTATCACAAATGCAAGTTATGCGAAACATCTAGCATTAACTGCTATTACTGATGTAAAAGATGGTAAAAAGGAAATTTCAGCTATTATTGTTCCAACAGATGCTGAGGGCTTCTCCGTGATCGATAATTATGAAAAAATGGGATTAAATGCTTCTAACACTACTGAATTAGTTTTAGAAAACGTTCGAGTTCCACAAGAGAATTTACTTGGTAAACGAGGAAATGGTTTCAGACAGTTCTTAGTTACACTTGATGGTGGGAGAATTGGAATTGGAGCTATGGCGGTAGGTATCGCGCAAGCAGCTTTTGATCGTGCGCTTCGTTATTCAAAAGAACGTAAGCAATTTGGTAAAACATTATCTGAGTTTCAAATAACTCAGTTTAAATTAGCAGATATGGCTATGAAAATAGAGTTAGCTAGAACTATGGTTCATAAAGCTGCATGGTTAAAAGATCAAGGTAGAGCATTCAGTAAAGAAGCATCTATGTGTAAATTATATGCTTCGGAAATTGCAATGGAAGTAGCAGACGAAGCAATACAAATTCACGGTGGTTATGGATATATGAAAGAATATGAAGTTGAACGATATATGAGAGATGCAAAACTTCTAGAAATCGGCGAAGGTACTTCAGAAGTTCAGCGTATGGTTATAGCTAGACATATTGGTTGCTAA
- a CDS encoding Nif3-like dinuclear metal center hexameric protein — translation MKPTNGQQIISLFEQWAPKSLAVEGDSIGLQIGTLNKPVSKVLVTLDVNSKVVDEAIEKQCELIIAHHPPIYRSLKNVRTDLPQGSLIEKLIKHNIAVYAAHTNLDIASGGVNDLLADRLQLKNVQILEKTASEHLMKLAVFTPKESTEQVRVALGNAGAGEIGDYTNCSFTSAGEGRFKPTEDADPYIGQANKLSIVEEDKIEVVFPISIKNRVLKALLSSHPYEEPAYDLFQLESEVNEKGLGRIGELPQQVSLADYAKTVKVQLQVPFVRVVGKLDSNVHKVAVLGGDGNKYIHAAKRAGADVFITGDLYFHVAQDAEAINLAVIDPGHHIEQIMKTGVSDYMKTVCKNKQFLVEFIPSKISTEPFQLI, via the coding sequence GTGAAACCTACAAACGGTCAACAAATAATATCTCTATTTGAACAATGGGCTCCTAAATCTCTTGCAGTTGAAGGCGATTCAATCGGTCTACAAATAGGAACGCTCAATAAACCTGTTTCCAAGGTGCTTGTTACATTAGATGTAAACTCAAAAGTAGTGGATGAAGCAATTGAAAAACAATGTGAATTGATAATTGCCCATCACCCGCCAATATATCGTAGTTTAAAAAATGTTCGAACTGACTTACCCCAAGGAAGTCTAATAGAAAAGCTGATCAAGCATAATATCGCTGTTTATGCAGCACACACTAATTTAGATATAGCCTCGGGAGGAGTAAATGATCTTTTAGCTGATAGATTACAATTAAAAAATGTACAAATTTTAGAAAAAACAGCTTCGGAACATTTAATGAAGTTAGCTGTATTTACCCCTAAAGAATCTACTGAACAAGTTAGAGTTGCCTTAGGAAATGCAGGGGCAGGAGAAATTGGAGATTATACAAATTGTAGTTTTACATCTGCTGGAGAAGGAAGGTTTAAACCGACTGAAGATGCAGATCCATATATAGGACAAGCCAATAAGCTATCGATTGTAGAAGAAGATAAAATAGAAGTTGTATTTCCGATTTCTATAAAAAACCGAGTATTAAAAGCTTTACTTTCCTCACATCCGTATGAAGAACCTGCGTATGACTTGTTCCAACTAGAGTCAGAGGTGAATGAAAAAGGTCTAGGAAGAATTGGTGAATTACCACAGCAAGTTAGCCTTGCAGATTATGCTAAAACGGTAAAAGTCCAACTTCAAGTTCCATTTGTACGTGTCGTAGGAAAATTAGATAGTAATGTTCATAAGGTTGCTGTTCTAGGGGGAGATGGGAATAAATATATTCACGCTGCCAAAAGAGCTGGTGCTGATGTATTTATTACAGGTGATTTATACTTTCATGTTGCACAAGATGCTGAAGCAATCAATCTTGCAGTAATTGATCCCGGGCATCACATAGAGCAAATTATGAAAACAGGTGTTTCAGATTATATGAAAACAGTTTGTAAAAATAAACAATTTTTAGTTGAATTTATCCCTTCGAAAATTTCGACCGAACCATTTCAACTTATATAA
- a CDS encoding 4-hydroxy-3-methylbut-2-enyl diphosphate reductase, with the protein MIVQKISPRGYCYGVVDAMVIARNAALDTSLPRPIYILGMIVHNKHVTDAFEQDGIITLDGENRLDILSKVEKGTVIFTAHGVSPEVKELARKKGLVSIDATCPDVTVTHDLIEEKTAEGYDIIYIGKKGHPEPEGAIGVAPTKVHLVQTLEDIENLQLKTEKLLVTNQTTMSQWDVVHLMKKLEEKFPHIEVHKEICLATQVRQEAVAEQAGEAELLIVVGDPMSNNSNRLTQVSEEIAGTPSYRIGDVSELKLEWLENINHVAVTAGASTPTPIVKEVIQFLEKYDPNDPSTHDTTKKVLPEKILPKIKVPKPVVRIEPHPISE; encoded by the coding sequence ATGATTGTACAAAAAATTTCGCCAAGAGGATATTGTTATGGGGTTGTTGACGCAATGGTTATTGCACGTAATGCAGCTTTAGATACTTCACTTCCTCGGCCAATATATATTTTAGGAATGATCGTTCATAACAAACATGTAACAGACGCATTTGAACAAGACGGTATTATTACGTTAGATGGTGAAAATCGTTTAGATATTCTCTCCAAAGTGGAAAAAGGAACAGTTATATTTACAGCTCATGGTGTATCTCCAGAAGTTAAAGAGCTAGCACGAAAAAAGGGATTGGTTTCGATTGATGCTACTTGTCCAGATGTGACAGTTACCCATGACTTAATAGAAGAAAAAACGGCTGAAGGCTATGATATTATTTATATAGGAAAAAAAGGTCATCCTGAACCAGAAGGAGCTATTGGAGTAGCACCTACAAAAGTACATCTTGTCCAAACATTGGAGGATATTGAGAACTTACAACTAAAAACAGAGAAACTGCTTGTAACCAATCAAACTACTATGTCTCAATGGGATGTTGTACATTTGATGAAAAAATTAGAAGAAAAATTCCCACATATCGAGGTTCATAAAGAAATTTGCCTTGCTACGCAAGTTAGACAAGAAGCGGTTGCGGAACAAGCTGGAGAAGCAGAGTTATTAATAGTTGTTGGTGATCCAATGAGTAACAACTCTAATAGATTGACTCAAGTTTCGGAGGAGATTGCTGGTACTCCTTCTTACCGTATTGGTGATGTATCAGAACTAAAGCTGGAATGGTTAGAGAATATTAATCACGTGGCAGTGACAGCAGGTGCTTCCACCCCTACTCCAATAGTTAAAGAAGTGATTCAGTTTTTAGAAAAATATGATCCAAATGATCCTTCTACTCACGATACAACAAAGAAGGTATTACCTGAAAAAATTCTACCGAAGATTAAAGTTCCTAAACCAGTAGTTCGTATTGAGCCACACCCAATATCTGAGTAA
- the vrrA gene encoding VrrA/YqfQ family protein — protein MRYESFYPFSQTRSNFNSPPPVNSPTPTQNPFGFGMPPTQQGAQPNNFLQGVLGSFQQRGSGGFGGQGNLGGQGGFSQGPPGGNRTMSYLQTADKFLSTAQQLTPMVRQYAPMLQNVPALWKLYRGFQSAPNSTAAATNASSAGPPSISGAARAAASATTNANPTGASLPRIFQPPI, from the coding sequence ATGCGCTATGAGTCTTTTTATCCGTTCTCACAAACAAGATCAAATTTTAATAGTCCACCACCTGTAAATTCTCCTACCCCAACACAAAATCCATTCGGTTTTGGTATGCCTCCAACTCAACAAGGAGCACAACCAAACAATTTCTTACAAGGAGTTCTCGGAAGCTTCCAGCAAAGAGGATCAGGAGGATTTGGAGGACAGGGTAATTTAGGTGGCCAAGGTGGATTTTCACAAGGCCCGCCTGGAGGAAATAGGACGATGTCGTACTTGCAAACAGCAGATAAATTTTTATCAACAGCTCAACAGCTTACACCTATGGTAAGACAATATGCACCGATGCTCCAAAATGTGCCTGCTCTTTGGAAGCTTTACCGAGGTTTCCAATCTGCTCCTAACTCAACTGCAGCTGCAACAAATGCAAGTTCTGCTGGTCCCCCTTCTATTTCTGGAGCAGCCCGAGCTGCAGCATCTGCAACTACAAATGCAAATCCAACTGGAGCTTCCTTACCTAGAATATTCCAGCCACCAATTTAA